Below is a window of bacterium DNA.
CATCCGGGGGACGGGATCTGCCCGTTTCGGCGCGGGGCGAATACTTCCCAGTCTACTTCGTCGAGCCCGGCCGCGCCGGCGCGTCGACCCTCGGCCTCGACCTCGCCTCGGACCCGGATCAGCGGGCGGCGCTCGCACAGGCTCGCGATACGGGCATGCCGGTGGTGGTGCCGCAGCCGTCCGCGGTCCGGGGCGCTGCCCGGACGTCCGAGATCCTCATGTTCCTCCCGGTCTATGCGCGTGGATCGGCCGCGTCGACCGTGGACCTTCGCCGGGCGAACCTTATCGGATACGCCGCGATGGTTGCGCACATGGACGATCTCGCCCACGTGGCGCTCTCCGCGTCGCTGCTGCACGGAATCGACTTCCGGGTGTACGACGATACCGGTCTCGGACACGACCTGCTCTGGAGTTCGACCGGCGCGGGCGCGTCCGCGGGGGCCGCCTCGTGGCGCTCCGTCATCGCTATCGGAGGCCATCGGTGGAGCATCCTGGGCTCTCCGCGATCCGACTACCTCGGCCCGCGGCAGTCCTGGCAGTTGTGGGCCATGCTGGCGTCGGCCCTGGCGTTCACCGGCCTCCTGGCGGCGTTGCTCCTGCTCGTCACGGGGCGGACGCTTCGGAGCGAGGCGCTCGCACTCGAGAACTCGGCGCTCTACAAGCGGTACCGGGGCCTGTTCGAGGAAGTCCCGGTCGGACTCTACCGCGCGGCGGAAGATGGAAAGATTCTCGACGTCAACCCGGCGTTTCTGCGCATCCTCGACTACCCGAGCCGCGATGCGTTGGACGCGGCCAACGCGGCGAGCCTCTATCTCGACCCGCAGCTCTGGGAGCACTGGCGGACTCAGCTCGAGCACGACGCGACCGTGACGGACTTTGAGAGCCAACTGAAGCGGTCCGATGGATCGCTGGTCTGGGTCCAGGCGAGCATCAGCGCGACGCGCGACGCGGCCGGTCACATCGCGTACTACGAGGGCGCGATCGTCGATATTACGGAGCGCAAGCAGGCGCAGGCGCATGTCGAGGCGCTCAACGAAATCGTCGCCGCCGCGGCGGGGGCCGCCGATCTGCCGACGTTCCTGAACACCCTGCTCAACCGTACCCTGGCCGCGCTCGAGGGGGACGCCGGCGGCGTCTGGCTGGGGGCCGGCAGTTTCGTGAACCGCAACATGCCGCGCGGACTGGGCATGGAGACGGTGATATCGACCGCGCAGGCCGCGGGGCTCGAGCTGAACCGCGTCGAGGCCGTGGAGAACTTGGAAGCCGCCGCGGGACCGCTGGCCGAGAGCCTCGGGCCGGTGGTCGGCCGCGCCGGGGTTCGCGGGTTGATCGTGGGGCCCCTGCTCGTCGACGGCCGGCAGATCGGCGGCCTTCTGATCATGACCGCACGCCCGCGGCGCTGGCGCGCGCCGGAGCTCCGGCTCGTCGAGTCGGTCGGCCATCAGGTCGGCACCGTCGCGGAACGGCTGCAGCTGCTTGACGAGGTGCGGGCGCACGCCAGCGACATGGAAGCCCTGCACAGCCTGGGCGCGGCGCTGCGGCGGATCACCCGCCTCAGTGAACTCTACGCGCTCATTACGGAGCGCACGATGGCGCTCCTCCGCGGCGATTACGCGGAACTCACGCTCCTCGAACCGGACGGCCGCACGTTCCAGCGGGTATGCGTTCGCGTCGGCCGGGGAGTGCCGATAGGGACAACCACGCCGATCGGCGACGGCATTGTCGGCGCCGCGATCGAGCGGGCCAACGCCTCGATCATCCCCGACCTGGCCGTGGCCGCTCCCGCGGCGGCGGGCTCCGCACCGAACGGCGCCACGATGGGGCCGTGCGTCACGGTTCCGTTGCGGGAAGGCGAGCGCGTGATCGGCGCGCTGGCCATCGCACGCCGCCGCGCGATCGGGACCGGGCCGTTCGCGGCAAGGGACGCGGACCTGGCCACCGCGCTCGCGGAGCTCGCGAGCCACGCGATCGACCGTACGCAGCTCTCGCAGCAGGTCGCGCAGGAACTGGCCAACGTCCGCGGCCTCTACGAGGGCGCCCAGCGCATGACCGAGACACTGGATCTGAAGAGCCTCGCCGATGAAGCGGCGCGGCGGTGCGTCGAGGTGTTCGGCGCCACGGTCGCCTGGATCGCGAACCTGGACGAAACCGGCCGGCCGGTGCGTCTGGCCCACTACGCGGGCGGGGCCCACCTCGATTCCCTCATCGACGATTGGGCCGGCTCCGCGGGCGGAGAGGCGATTCGCGCGCCGCTCGCGGCCGGCAAGTCCGTTGTGCAGAATCTCGGCGCAGGCGCCGCCGCGGCGATTCCCGAGAAACTCGCCGCCGAGCTGGGTCTGCGGGCGGCGGGTATCTTTCCGTTGATCGGACGCACCAACACGGTCGGGGCCCTCATCGTCTACTCGAACCGCACCGCGTTCTTTGCCGAGGACCGCGTGGAGTTCTTGCAGGCATACGCCCACCAGCTGGCCGGCGCC
It encodes the following:
- a CDS encoding GAF domain-containing protein, with amino-acid sequence SGGRDLPVSARGEYFPVYFVEPGRAGASTLGLDLASDPDQRAALAQARDTGMPVVVPQPSAVRGAARTSEILMFLPVYARGSAASTVDLRRANLIGYAAMVAHMDDLAHVALSASLLHGIDFRVYDDTGLGHDLLWSSTGAGASAGAASWRSVIAIGGHRWSILGSPRSDYLGPRQSWQLWAMLASALAFTGLLAALLLLVTGRTLRSEALALENSALYKRYRGLFEEVPVGLYRAAEDGKILDVNPAFLRILDYPSRDALDAANAASLYLDPQLWEHWRTQLEHDATVTDFESQLKRSDGSLVWVQASISATRDAAGHIAYYEGAIVDITERKQAQAHVEALNEIVAAAAGAADLPTFLNTLLNRTLAALEGDAGGVWLGAGSFVNRNMPRGLGMETVISTAQAAGLELNRVEAVENLEAAAGPLAESLGPVVGRAGVRGLIVGPLLVDGRQIGGLLIMTARPRRWRAPELRLVESVGHQVGTVAERLQLLDEVRAHASDMEALHSLGAALRRITRLSELYALITERTMALLRGDYAELTLLEPDGRTFQRVCVRVGRGVPIGTTTPIGDGIVGAAIERANASIIPDLAVAAPAAAGSAPNGATMGPCVTVPLREGERVIGALAIARRRAIGTGPFAARDADLATALAELASHAIDRTQLSQQVAQELANVRGLYEGAQRMTETLDLKSLADEAARRCVEVFGATVAWIANLDETGRPVRLAHYAGGAHLDSLIDDWAGSAGGEAIRAPLAAGKSVVQNLGAGAAAAIPEKLAAELGLRAAGIFPLIGRTNTVGALIVYSNRTAFFAEDRVEFLQAYAHQLAGALENARLYDDATRRSARLQALHEIDQVITGSSDLGASLSVVLTKTLAQLHADAATVLLFDPHQQVLEYTAGQGFVTNASRHVRLKLGEGLAGQAALERRCVGVPDLAAAPDALQLISAPYRHIERFKAAYAVPLIAKGQLLGVLCVLYRRTMTPNDEGLEFLDMLARQTAIAISDARQFWAVQRSRDDLMLAYDTTLEGWARALELRDKETEGHTQRVGEMTVRLAKQLDIPETDLVHLRRGALLHDIGKIAISDTILLKPGPLTTDERTAMELHPVHAYHLLSPISYLRPALDIPYCHHEKYDGTGYPRGLQGDRIPLTARIFAIVDVWDALTQDRPYRRAWSVERAREYVRAEMGRHFDPEVGEAFLRMLEQELAERGDALRPHAAGPLAASRDGHSNGSLESALSLVAASTKSGDLLHADGMGGRGQ